The proteins below come from a single Halostagnicola larsenii XH-48 genomic window:
- a CDS encoding ABC transporter permease: MLEIARYEAERRLRGTIALAVGIGVLSLVFLGFFPSFGDADLEGLVEAYPPAFQEAFGIQAIGTIEGFLAIEVYQFVWLLLLGLYVAYAAASSIAGDVERDRMDLVLSLPVSRGRVVGETFAALALPVLVLNVIVPIAVYGGVLAIGESISVADLAMVHLLSIPYLLTCTAIGLLLSVMITRASVASRLAIAAVFVLFLLESITVSTDGYEWIGSVSPTHYYDPTAILVDGTYDLQGAVILLAATAALVLIARALFARGDIGS, from the coding sequence ATGCTTGAAATCGCCCGATACGAAGCCGAGCGTCGGCTTCGCGGGACGATCGCGCTCGCCGTCGGGATCGGGGTGCTTTCGCTCGTGTTTCTCGGGTTTTTCCCCTCGTTCGGAGACGCGGATCTCGAGGGGCTCGTCGAGGCCTATCCGCCGGCGTTTCAGGAGGCGTTCGGGATACAGGCCATCGGCACCATCGAGGGCTTTCTCGCCATCGAAGTCTACCAGTTCGTCTGGTTGCTCCTGCTCGGCCTCTACGTCGCCTACGCCGCGGCGAGTTCGATCGCGGGCGACGTCGAGCGCGATCGAATGGACCTCGTCCTCTCGCTGCCGGTCTCGCGAGGCCGCGTCGTCGGAGAGACGTTCGCCGCGCTCGCCCTTCCGGTGCTCGTGCTCAACGTGATCGTTCCGATCGCCGTCTACGGCGGCGTCCTCGCGATCGGCGAGTCGATTTCGGTCGCGGATCTGGCGATGGTGCACCTCCTCTCGATTCCGTACCTGCTTACGTGTACGGCGATCGGGCTCCTGTTGTCGGTGATGATAACGCGCGCGAGCGTCGCGAGTCGACTCGCCATCGCCGCCGTCTTCGTCCTCTTCCTGCTCGAGTCGATCACCGTCAGCACGGACGGCTACGAGTGGATCGGCTCCGTCAGCCCGACTCACTACTACGACCCGACCGCGATTCTCGTCGATGGCACCTACGATCTGCAGGGTGCTGTCATCCTGCTGGCCGCGACGGCAGCGCTCGTCCTCATCGCCAGAGCGCTGTTCGCTCGAGGAGACATCGGATCGTGA
- a CDS encoding A24 family peptidase C-terminal domain-containing protein, with translation MTLSASSAMAPDLLRLLAVPVFAWVAYRDFKTRRVSSDVWIPLSTLGAALLVWDGWIAWTASDSTVWFQDFLLPVAVSLGVVVPLAYLFWWFGGFGGADAKALMTIALLFPTFPRYVFGSVAFPGSTTVVGAFSFTILTNAVLVGVAIPLALAVRNALAGRIAPVMFIGWPISWDRTTETHGTLLESPSVFGRGGLDLDALRMYLRWRGCSLEDVRNDPEQYRHPESLPDDPNPPTDGAVDAAVRTDGGESLEPTTDEATQSDSSEPAPQESVEAEQATEDEKLSFVDEPSVDESDLALDDPWGADAFLEDIDHTAYGTSADSLRSGLETLTEEETVWISPGTPFLVPVFIGLVIALVYGDLLFGLFV, from the coding sequence GTGACACTTTCGGCTTCGTCGGCGATGGCCCCCGATCTCCTCCGGTTGCTCGCCGTCCCGGTTTTCGCGTGGGTCGCGTATCGAGATTTCAAAACGCGGCGCGTCTCGAGTGACGTCTGGATTCCCTTATCGACGCTCGGTGCGGCGTTGCTCGTCTGGGACGGATGGATCGCCTGGACCGCGTCCGATTCGACCGTCTGGTTTCAGGATTTCCTCCTCCCGGTGGCGGTGAGCCTCGGCGTCGTCGTCCCGCTCGCGTACCTGTTCTGGTGGTTCGGCGGCTTCGGCGGCGCGGACGCCAAGGCCCTGATGACGATTGCACTGCTCTTTCCGACGTTCCCGCGGTACGTGTTCGGTTCCGTCGCGTTTCCGGGATCGACGACGGTCGTCGGAGCGTTTTCCTTTACGATCCTCACGAACGCCGTGTTGGTCGGCGTCGCGATTCCGCTCGCACTCGCCGTCCGGAACGCGCTGGCCGGTCGCATCGCCCCGGTGATGTTCATCGGCTGGCCGATCTCGTGGGATCGGACGACCGAAACCCACGGTACCCTCCTCGAGTCGCCGAGCGTGTTCGGCCGCGGCGGCCTCGACCTGGACGCGCTTCGCATGTACCTCCGATGGCGGGGCTGTTCGCTCGAGGACGTTCGGAACGATCCCGAGCAGTACCGCCATCCCGAGTCGCTGCCCGACGACCCGAACCCGCCGACCGACGGGGCCGTCGACGCGGCGGTTCGAACCGACGGCGGTGAATCCCTCGAGCCGACGACCGACGAGGCGACGCAGTCTGACTCGAGCGAGCCAGCGCCGCAGGAATCTGTCGAGGCGGAACAGGCGACAGAAGATGAAAAATTGTCGTTCGTGGACGAACCGTCCGTGGATGAATCCGATCTGGCGCTCGACGATCCGTGGGGGGCCGACGCGTTCCTCGAGGATATCGATCACACCGCCTACGGAACTTCGGCCGACTCGCTCCGATCGGGGCTCGAGACCCTGACGGAAGAAGAAACGGTCTGGATCTCGCCGGGAACGCCGTTTTTGGTGCCGGTCTTCATCGGGCTGGTTATCGCGCTGGTCTACGGCGACCTGTTGTTTGGCCTGTTCGTTTAG
- a CDS encoding ABC transporter ATP-binding protein, with amino-acid sequence MGTIDVGGLTKDYGEVLGVDDLTFTVEAGEIFGFLGPNGAGKTTTIRLLLGLLEPTAGTARVLDADIRNERALIEAKRRIGYLPADLGFEEKATGERVLEYFGSIQGDSRREELLELFTPPLDREIREYSSGNRQMLGLVQTFMHDPDLVIMDEPTSGLDPLKQERLLEFLRDERDRGTTIFFSSHVLSEVRRVCDRVGILREGRLVALEDVESLLERGGKRVRLRLADSESGFEPIDGAAEVETAGRSISFTYTGEYNALLSHLADYDVVDVEIDEPSLETIFMHYYGATDDGGEAGVAEGGVAGGGPNDEIDDAGNRPMSEETDA; translated from the coding sequence ATGGGAACGATCGATGTCGGTGGGCTGACGAAAGACTACGGTGAAGTCCTCGGGGTCGACGACCTCACGTTTACCGTCGAAGCGGGCGAGATCTTCGGCTTTCTCGGCCCGAACGGAGCCGGCAAGACCACGACGATCCGGCTCTTGCTCGGGCTACTCGAGCCGACGGCGGGGACCGCTCGCGTGCTCGATGCGGATATTCGCAACGAGCGGGCGCTCATCGAGGCAAAACGCCGAATCGGCTACCTCCCGGCCGATCTGGGATTCGAGGAGAAGGCGACCGGCGAGCGGGTCCTCGAGTACTTCGGCTCGATTCAGGGCGACAGCCGCCGCGAGGAACTCCTCGAGTTGTTCACCCCGCCGCTCGACCGGGAGATCCGGGAGTACTCGAGCGGCAACAGGCAGATGCTCGGACTCGTCCAGACGTTCATGCACGATCCGGACCTCGTCATCATGGACGAGCCGACCTCCGGGCTCGACCCGCTGAAACAGGAGCGACTGCTCGAGTTCCTCCGGGACGAACGCGACCGCGGGACGACGATATTCTTCTCCTCGCACGTCCTGAGCGAAGTCCGGCGGGTCTGTGACCGCGTCGGGATCCTCCGGGAGGGGCGACTCGTCGCCCTCGAGGACGTCGAAAGCTTGCTCGAGCGCGGCGGGAAACGGGTGCGGCTTCGACTCGCCGACTCCGAAAGCGGGTTCGAGCCGATCGACGGCGCGGCCGAGGTCGAGACGGCGGGCCGATCGATCAGCTTCACCTACACGGGCGAGTACAACGCGTTGCTCTCGCACCTGGCGGACTACGACGTGGTCGACGTCGAAATCGACGAGCCATCGCTCGAGACGATATTCATGCACTACTACGGGGCGACGGACGACGGCGGCGAAGCGGGGGTCGCCGAGGGGGGCGTCGCGGGCGGTGGACCGAACGACGAGATCGACGACGCGGGAAATCGCCCCATGTCGGAGGAGACTGATGCTTGA
- a CDS encoding IclR family transcriptional regulator, with the protein MTSSTPSLTSVQRAFDVIQLLWETNGAGPSEVASRMEIPKSTAHVYLRTLESTGYVVNQGGEYSLSYQFLSTGSRIKYRSRIYQVSKLELKRLTEATGELVTLVIEEAGQSVILHEEFEDQSLELGIYPGMTLPSHSHAPGKTILAHMSDERLEEVLETHGLPQVTDHTITDRETLLAELEEIREQGYAVDWDQQVNGMGLLAVPIVVEGSLKACLGIAVPTGRLKNESYQRTLLREAEESADTIRIKYRYGQ; encoded by the coding sequence ATGACGAGTTCCACACCCTCGCTCACGTCGGTCCAACGAGCGTTCGACGTTATTCAGTTACTCTGGGAGACGAACGGTGCGGGCCCGTCGGAGGTCGCCTCGCGGATGGAGATCCCGAAAAGCACCGCACACGTCTATCTCCGGACCCTCGAGTCGACCGGCTACGTGGTCAATCAGGGCGGCGAGTACTCGCTCAGCTACCAGTTTCTCTCGACGGGGTCGCGAATCAAGTACCGGAGCAGGATCTATCAGGTCTCGAAGTTAGAACTCAAGCGACTCACCGAAGCCACCGGCGAACTGGTGACGCTCGTGATCGAAGAGGCGGGCCAGTCCGTGATCCTCCACGAGGAGTTCGAGGATCAGTCCCTCGAGTTAGGTATCTACCCGGGAATGACGCTGCCCTCGCACTCGCACGCGCCCGGAAAGACGATCTTAGCCCACATGTCCGACGAGCGCCTCGAAGAAGTCCTCGAGACCCACGGACTCCCGCAGGTGACCGACCACACGATCACTGACAGGGAGACGTTGCTCGCCGAACTCGAGGAGATCCGAGAACAGGGGTACGCGGTCGACTGGGATCAGCAGGTCAACGGAATGGGGTTGCTCGCTGTTCCGATCGTCGTCGAGGGATCTCTGAAAGCCTGTCTCGGTATCGCCGTGCCGACCGGCCGACTGAAAAACGAGTCCTACCAGCGCACGCTCCTTCGAGAGGCCGAGGAATCGGCCGATACGATCCGGATCAAGTACCGATACGGCCAGTGA
- a CDS encoding HIT family protein, translating into MATIFSQIIDGDIPARIVYEDETTVAFLDANPLSPGHTLVIPKEEYERLNDVPDDIASDLYATIHELVPVVEDSVDADASTVAFNNGEAAGQEVPHVHCHIVPRFEGDGGGPIHAVAGDAPDLADRELDDIAAEIESRV; encoded by the coding sequence ATGGCAACCATCTTCAGCCAGATTATTGACGGCGACATTCCGGCACGGATCGTCTACGAGGACGAGACGACAGTGGCCTTCCTCGACGCGAATCCGCTCTCGCCCGGACACACCCTCGTGATCCCCAAGGAGGAGTACGAACGGCTCAACGACGTTCCCGACGACATCGCGTCGGATCTCTACGCGACGATCCACGAGTTGGTCCCGGTCGTCGAGGACAGCGTCGACGCCGACGCGAGCACGGTCGCGTTCAACAACGGCGAGGCGGCCGGGCAGGAGGTCCCGCACGTCCACTGTCACATCGTTCCCCGGTTCGAGGGCGACGGCGGCGGCCCGATCCACGCCGTCGCGGGCGACGCGCCCGACCTCGCGGACAGAGAATTAGACGATATCGCCGCGGAAATCGAATCTCGAGTCTAA
- a CDS encoding 3-hydroxyacyl-CoA dehydrogenase/enoyl-CoA hydratase family protein: MTIDTVRRVAVLGAGSMGHGIAEVAAIGGYEVTMRDLEDDLVQDGYENIEWSVEKLAEKGQIDESSEAVLERIDTTTDLADAVSDADLVIEAVPEQMEIKRDTFSTVDEHAPDHAILASNTSSLSISEIAMATDRPEQVVGLHFFNPPVKMDLVEVIRGEATSEEYAERAYEWAESIDKTPIHVRKDVHGFVVNTVLVPFMEEAAWMLSNDETDIRTADATMVYERGYPMGPFELNDFGGIDIGYHFRDASDQPVPPAVAEKVENEHLGKKTGKGFYDYDDGDGVDYGPTDAGDFDTLRTEAVMINNAAWLIGNDVATPEAIDIGLRLGGSFPEGMCRRGDRVGLDAVLEKLEELGETSDADRYEPADYLVELVEEGHTGEDAGKGFYDYRTDPPYHYLDWELTDEGVLDITLDREERLNSMSEDMFAEIDRLLTDVDVDEVSCVVFSGAGDRAFSSGADITGFTAGEPVDIMDPDDVFTTVYEFDRPTVAKIDGFCLGAGIELALACDIRIGKEGSTIGTPETDLGLIPGGGATQRLVRLVGENRAKEMVFRGLKIGAEEAEEWGILNHAVSEEEFEDVVDDVVSDLVSGPPVALKAAKQVINDGQEASLDAALEMEKQSFALLTTTDDMLEGVTAFRENREPEFTGE; encoded by the coding sequence ATGACGATTGACACAGTGAGACGAGTCGCGGTTCTCGGCGCAGGAAGCATGGGTCACGGTATCGCGGAGGTCGCCGCGATCGGTGGCTACGAGGTTACGATGCGCGATCTCGAGGACGACCTCGTACAAGACGGCTACGAGAACATCGAATGGAGCGTCGAAAAGCTCGCGGAGAAGGGCCAAATCGACGAGTCCAGTGAGGCCGTTCTCGAGCGGATCGACACCACCACCGATCTGGCCGACGCGGTTTCGGATGCGGACCTCGTGATCGAGGCGGTTCCCGAGCAGATGGAGATCAAGCGGGACACTTTCTCGACGGTCGATGAGCACGCGCCCGATCACGCGATTCTGGCGTCGAACACCTCGAGCCTCTCGATTTCGGAGATCGCGATGGCGACCGACCGGCCCGAGCAGGTCGTCGGACTGCACTTTTTCAACCCGCCGGTGAAGATGGACCTCGTCGAGGTCATCCGCGGCGAAGCGACGAGCGAGGAGTACGCCGAGCGCGCCTACGAGTGGGCCGAATCGATCGACAAGACGCCGATCCACGTCCGCAAGGACGTCCACGGCTTCGTCGTCAACACCGTCCTCGTCCCGTTCATGGAGGAGGCGGCCTGGATGCTCTCGAACGACGAGACCGATATTCGGACGGCCGACGCGACGATGGTCTACGAGCGGGGCTACCCGATGGGGCCGTTCGAACTGAACGACTTCGGCGGCATCGACATCGGCTATCACTTCCGGGACGCCTCCGACCAGCCGGTTCCGCCGGCCGTCGCCGAGAAGGTCGAAAACGAGCACCTCGGAAAGAAAACCGGCAAGGGCTTCTACGACTATGACGACGGCGACGGCGTCGACTACGGCCCGACGGACGCCGGCGACTTCGACACCCTCCGAACCGAAGCGGTGATGATCAACAACGCGGCGTGGCTCATCGGCAACGACGTGGCGACGCCCGAAGCGATCGACATCGGCCTCAGACTCGGCGGCAGCTTCCCCGAGGGGATGTGCCGGCGCGGCGACCGCGTCGGCCTCGATGCCGTCCTCGAGAAGTTAGAAGAGTTGGGCGAAACGAGCGACGCCGACCGGTACGAACCGGCCGACTACCTCGTCGAACTCGTCGAGGAAGGCCACACGGGCGAGGACGCCGGGAAAGGGTTCTACGACTACCGAACCGATCCGCCGTACCACTACCTCGACTGGGAACTCACCGACGAGGGCGTGCTCGATATTACCCTCGACCGCGAGGAGCGGCTGAACTCGATGTCCGAGGACATGTTCGCCGAGATCGACCGCCTGCTGACCGACGTCGACGTCGACGAGGTGAGCTGCGTCGTCTTCTCCGGCGCTGGCGATCGGGCGTTCAGTTCGGGCGCGGACATCACCGGCTTCACCGCCGGCGAGCCGGTCGACATCATGGACCCCGACGACGTGTTCACGACCGTCTACGAGTTCGATCGGCCGACAGTTGCGAAGATCGACGGCTTCTGTCTCGGCGCGGGCATCGAACTCGCGCTGGCCTGTGACATCCGAATCGGCAAGGAGGGCTCGACCATCGGCACGCCCGAGACGGACCTCGGCCTGATCCCCGGCGGCGGCGCGACCCAGCGGCTCGTCAGGCTCGTCGGCGAGAACCGGGCCAAGGAGATGGTCTTCCGCGGCCTCAAGATCGGTGCCGAGGAAGCCGAGGAGTGGGGCATTCTGAACCACGCCGTCTCCGAGGAGGAGTTCGAAGACGTCGTCGACGACGTGGTTTCGGATCTCGTCTCCGGGCCGCCGGTCGCGCTCAAGGCCGCGAAGCAGGTCATCAACGACGGACAGGAGGCCAGCCTCGACGCCGCGCTCGAGATGGAAAAGCAGTCGTTCGCCCTGCTGACGACAACCGACGACATGCTCGAGGGCGTCACGGCGTTCAGGGAGAACCGCGAGCCGGAGTTTACGGGTGAGTGA
- a CDS encoding uracil-DNA glycosylase, whose protein sequence is MPDSSSRTDPEFPETRNVLEAECLRCPALVDSRECISWGTGDLEADIVVVGEAPGFGTPDADRWRGGNWTGKAYTSRHSGRRIRSMLERIGYAEDAYYTNAVKCFPADLDDPTTNREPTDEERETCRTHLLTELETIDPDVVLATGKHATATVLEAEGETLEGFLETVLEPTRCDGLGVWLVPILHPSYQDVWIGRLGYEPADYLEAIRETLAGVLE, encoded by the coding sequence GTGCCCGATTCGAGTTCCAGAACGGATCCCGAGTTTCCGGAGACGCGAAACGTGCTCGAGGCCGAGTGCTTGCGCTGTCCGGCGCTGGTCGACTCCCGCGAGTGTATCTCGTGGGGAACCGGTGACCTCGAGGCGGACATCGTCGTGGTCGGCGAGGCACCCGGCTTCGGAACCCCCGACGCAGATCGCTGGCGGGGCGGCAACTGGACGGGAAAGGCCTACACCTCGAGACACTCAGGACGGCGGATTCGGTCGATGCTCGAGCGGATCGGTTACGCCGAGGATGCCTACTACACGAACGCCGTCAAGTGCTTTCCCGCGGATCTGGACGATCCGACGACCAACCGGGAGCCGACCGACGAGGAACGAGAGACCTGTCGCACCCACCTGCTGACCGAACTCGAGACGATCGATCCCGACGTGGTCCTCGCGACCGGAAAACACGCGACAGCGACGGTGCTGGAAGCAGAAGGGGAGACGCTCGAGGGATTCCTCGAGACCGTTCTCGAGCCGACTCGCTGTGACGGACTCGGCGTCTGGCTGGTGCCGATACTGCATCCGTCGTACCAGGACGTCTGGATCGGTCGACTCGGCTACGAGCCTGCGGACTACCTCGAGGCGATTCGGGAGACGCTCGCGGGCGTGCTCGAGTGA